aaaaaaaatgcatgctcCCTTCAGCAATGCATATATATCCCATCTAAAGATGCAGTTGAGTTGGATGAGCCAAATGGATGTTTAAAAGTGGCGGTATTGGGAGCTTTTGCAGAGTATTAATTTCCTTAGGGCTTGCTTTGCTTTAATTGTCCACATCGTGGCcaaatcccatttaatttttgcAGTTAATCTAAGATTCAGAGGTCAGTGCTCTCGGTATTCAATGTCGAGGGAGTTTTAAGGAGCCACAAGTTGAGCACACATAGATGTTATGAATCTGCAGAATAACCAGAAGACACTGGTCTCCTATGTCCTTCAGGGAAATCCAGATCTTGAATTGTTGGGAGATTTTAGATTTGTTGTGAAGAAAAGAACCCTTCTCCTTTAACCTCAGTAGGTACATCTATATGCCTTGATGATGTGTATAATGTATAtgtgtaatagtttttttttttaatacgaaTGTGATATGAAATGATTCGTTCTCTGAATGATTGAATACACTTCTAAAACcattaataaaagttttatttctaacTCGTGGTAGAGTGGATTCTTGTTTGGGTCTTCATGAGAGCAATCATTCCCTACGCCTTTGGCTATGTCTTTAGGGTCATAGCGTGGTGCCTATATGTAAGTGTGGTTGCTGCAGGTGGCCAGAGTTCTCCTTCTCTGACACTGGAGTCCATCCACTGTGGGGTACCTGAGTGCTTTTTCCCTGGCAGGGCAGCGATAAGACTAACTGATTGCTAATAAAGTATCTTAGTTGATAAGTACGAGGTCACTTAGTCATCTTTAGACATGTCCAGCGGACTTGGACATGACAGTTGATCTAGAATTAAAAGGTACTTCTCAAGGCTCCCTTATCAAACCTCCCCGAGTCTCACACtcgttttttttgttttttttttttctgtgtgctctttttggcactattcagcttacgaattgcctatgtatttgcctaatgtccctttctctggacaaatcaaggtgcATATACgtatttcctacgtcaataagtccaTCCATAACCTGGGAAAGGGTCTCCATCAAgttcttgtcgggttctttcaaagtTTCACCATTTTTCAGGTCCTTCTGAGCACGCTCTCTTGGCCTATCaaaaatgcttctctggcctggtgaagttttgtataatctggttcttcagttggccaatagtgtcctttcctacctctcttctcttctgattagccagagagatgacgtgtttatttgtttttttttccctcctctttttgtcaaaaatgtttctaaatcaATGTTCAACATCcacccaagtggggtcaaaagttctgaatacgCCCTCCAATCCTCTTATCAttcatattggttcttcctcaaacgATGGCAGATCTTCCTTGAATTGATCTAAATCTTCAAGGTTAAAAAGGTGTGTGGCATCTTACAGACACCGAGTTTCCATTGtcattaaaagtgggtacttcccttaatggGAATGACCGATCCGAATCACGGGCTACTCCTGTTCCTGTTTCCAGGCTTCTTAATCCATTGTCAATGGGGTCGGGggcagaaagaaaggggagggttGGGGCCACTGAGAGGGAGGGTTTGGTGTTGTCCCATAGGCccagaaggatcagaggtggGAAGGGTATGGGAATGGAATTGGgcggggtgggaaggaggggcagagGAAGAAGGGTCATTAGCTGGGGGAAAGAATGCAAAGGGGTGAGGTGtggaggaatgagtagggtgtgaacttagggtggaggggCTAGGGTAGGATGCATGGGCAGGCCGTGTGAACTTAGATGTGAAGTCAgtgaaaggccttggccaaaatggcccaaacttgtgaatcctctgAGCagagttcacacctccagaatccCAGACAGCCAGGAAGGTGTGAACCCTCTTGATGAGTAGCCACCCCTCCAGAAGGGGAGCACTGGTTCCCACTGAAGCCCTGCCCtctaaaactgtgattggcccctgtgaagaggggaggggacaagaaagCACCATAAAAAGCCAAGGATCCTGGGACTTGAGTCACTCTTGTGGAGCTACTCTCCtgactggagagagagggagctGAGCTAGAGACTGAGGCTGGGAGCTCTGTTCCGACTTGGACTTTGACTCCTGGGCTACTTTTTAGTGGGGTGAGGGAAAGGCTGACTCctctcctagtttctggagagagctcgcttccatcttggaggagtcctCCTGATTAAATCTCTCACCCAGGaaggccagtagtgagtaatcTCGGCCTGGATTGAGAGAGGAGAAATCACTTTTCTATCCCCTGTACATTTTCCTACTTTattgtctcctctctctttggTAAAGAAACTTCTGAGTTGAGATAGAATAGGCCACGGCGGCCGACTCGAGTGTCGGACTTGTGACCAGCCTTTCTTCTTGTGAGCTGCCGCCCGGCGCGGGCGTGGAAGCCGTGGTCGGGTCTGTGCGGGAAGCGGTGATGGCGTCAGAGGGCCGCTGCTGGGAGGCCCTGCAGGCCCCGAGGAGCTCCGACAGAGGACCCTTGTCCTACCACCGCGACTGGCCGTTGAGGGGCCAGGAGACTTTGGAAGAACGCATGTCCATTCCTGAGTGGTCGACTTCCTCTGGATGCGTGGCGGACCACATCTTGCCTCCCTCTCAGCAGAATCGACTTCCCTCTGAGGATTCATCGCTCTCTTCTGCTCCTGACCAAGTACTGTCTGTTCCTCAGACCCCTGCCAGACATGCAAAGGTCTCCTCGCCAGTTTCCCTTGCAGCTCCAAGTGGAACTCGGCGTCAGGAGGATGAACTCCATCAGGCAAAATCTGTGGTACTTCGCCCCTCGCGGGGAACGGAGGTGGAAGGATGCATTCGATTGTATGAGGAGGTACACAGGCTGAAGGGAACTAGAGGACTGAGGCAGAGGCAGGAAGAGCATGAGAGGAAGGCAAGGCTCCTCTCTGACATGGCCTCAGAGCAGCTGAAGCGGTTTGATGAACGAACGTCACGGAAACAGCACAAGGAGTATCAGGACCTTcgggaagggatggagaaaagttTCCGAGAAACACAGGGTCAGCAGGAGCAGCTCCAAGGGGAACATCGTCACAGAGCCCACATGCTCCACCCGAAGCTGCGTGAGGCTGAGCAGCAGCCATCGAGGCACACGGGGCAAGGACGGCTCAGGAAAGAAGAAGGCCAGGATCGCTGGCGGCGTCTCTATGCCCTCCAAGAGGAGGCACTGCAGCTCAACCAGCAGCTGGGTGCCAGTTATCGGCACAACGGCCTACCGAGACGGGATCTGTCTGCATTTGGAGGCAGGGGAGACCAGTTGTGTGCGCTTATTTCAGACATCATTCGGAGCACCAGTGAGAGAGGTTTTCCTGCCCCAGAAGATGAAGCCACCGCAGAACGGGCCCTGCAGGAAATGCGGCACGTGCTTACTGGTTTACAGCAGGAGATGGCCAAGGCtactgaggaaaagaggaggcCAGATGAAGAGGAGTGCGAGGACAAACAGGGGCAATTGGAGCAGCGGCCGAGAGCCGAGAAGGAGACCCCAGATCCTGGTCAGTGTCccggagggaaacagagagaaggcctCCACGTCAAAGCAGGAGACGGTACCATGCAGTGGTACCAGCAGCTACAGGATGCTGCCAATCAATGTGTCTTGGCTTTTGATGCATTAACCAATAGCAAAGATCAGGAGGccaagaagatcaaaatggacCTGCAGAAAGCTGCCACTATTCCTGTGAGCCAGATCTCTACAATAGCAGGCTCACAGCTGAAGGAGATCTTTGACAAGATCAACAATCTGCTCTTGGGGAAAGCTGTCCCCTGCGGTGGTCGGTCTGTGTCAGTGACAAACCACCAACAAGGCCTGGACTTTGTCCACTACAAGCTGGCAGAGAAATTCGTGaaacaaggagaagaagaagTGGCTTCTCATCACGAAGCAGCATTCCCCATTGCTGCTGTGGCATCCGGAATCTGGGAACTCCATCCCAGAGTGGGGGAACTCATCCTTGCTCATCTTCACAAAAAATGCCCTTACTCCGTGCCTTTctacccagccttccaggagggcATGGCCTCGGAAGAATATCAGAAGCTCCTTGGCTACCAAGTCAAGGATTCCAAAGTAGAACAACAAGATAGCTTTCTGAAGAGGATGTCTGGCATGATTCGTCTCTACGCTGCTATCATTCAACTCCGCTGGCCTTATGCAGAGAGACAAGGGGCTCATCCTCATGGCTTAAACCATGGCTGGCGCTGGCTGGCACAGCTCCTGAACATGGAGCCTCTGGCAGATGTGACCGCCActcttctctttgacttcttaGAGGTATGTGGGAATGCGCTCATGAAACAGTACCAGCTTCAGTTCTGGAAGATGATGCTACTcataaaggaagaatattttccCCGAATTGAAGCCATCACCAGTTCAGGACAGATGGGGTCTTTGATACGTCTCGAACGGTTCCTGGAGAACTGTCTGCAGCAAGGGGAGATCCCCGTCCCAAAGGGCTCCCTGCCGCCTTCTTTCTGGCTTTCCTGATGGTGGCTTAGGTGCTGCTTCCTTTCTTGGAGGAAAAGGAATCCAAGAACAGAAGACAGCAGAATTCGAGGGGAAATGGGCTCAGGTTTTGAAATCTGAACATggagttgggttttttgtttttttttttttaaatctcatggcCAGGCCCAGGTGGTTTTCAAAGTTTGGACGTCTTCTCAAACTTCATCATGAATTACGGAAAGAAGTCTTCACCTCGCAGAAACAGGAGTCACCAAGACAATTGGCTTTCATGACCATGACAGGGAAAGGAACTGCACTTTGATTCTTCATGAAAGACATAGAGAACGGCTATTGGTCTGTAATTATGATGGTAACACTTCACATTGGTCATCATTTTAcggttacaaagtgctttcccgtTATCTTGCTCCTTACCACAAACTCGTTCAGAGAGGTAGTGTAATTCCTACTCTTGTCCCTGATTGCCAGATGAGGACGCGGGCTCGGAAAGCTCGTGGCTTGCTCAGAGTTACCTTGCTGTTCAGTGATGAAGTTACGATGTGAACGTAAGTCTTCTAACCCCATGTTCGGTGCCCTTCCTGCCACAGCAcctgtctcccttttcctcccctttgtcTGTATTTGTCTAGCGGTTTGGACATTAGCTTCAGAGCACAGCGAGCTCTTCATATTTAGCCAAATCCCTTGAAAAGGAGCAAAGCTTTGGAGAATGCTTTTGGTAATGATCATTGGTAAAACCGTCATAAGTGTATTCCAGAGCCTATTATGTTTAGAATCATGTCTGGCTTCTGGTTGATTTGCTTCTCACAACTTTGTGGTTCAGAGagtttgttcaattaaaaaaaaaatgcatgctcCCTTCAGCAATGCATATATATCCCATCTAAAGATGCAGTTGAGTTGGATGAGCCAAATGGATGTTTAATAGTGGCGGTATTGGGAGCTTTTGCAGAGTATTAATTTCCTTAGGGCTTGCTTTGCTTTAATTGTCCACATCGTGGCcaaatcccatttaatttttgcAGTTAATCTAAGATTCAGAGGTCAGTGCTCTCGGTATTCAATGTCGAGGGAGTTTTAAGGAGCCACAAGTTGAGCACACATAGATGTTATGAATCTGCAGAATAACCAGAAGACACTGGTCTCCTATGTCCTTCAGGGAAATCCAGATCTTGAATTGTTGGGAGATTTTAGATTTGTTGTGAAGAAAAGAACCCTTCTCCTTTAACCTCAGTAGGTACATCTATATGCCTTGATGATGTGTATAATGTATAtgtgtaatagtttttttttttaatacgaaTGTGATATGAAGTGATTCGTTCTCTGAATGATTGAATACACTTCTAAAACcattaataaaagttttatttctaacTCGTGGTAGAGTGGATTCTTGTTTGGGTCTTCATGAGAGCAATCATTCCCTACGCCTTTGGCTATGTCTTTAGGGTCATAGCGTGGTGCCTATATGTAAGTGTGGTTGTTGCAGGTGGCCAGAGTTCTCCTTCTCTGACACTGGAGTCCATCCACTGTGGGGTACCTGAGTGCTTTTTTCCTGGCAGGGCAGCGATAAGACTAACTGATTGCTAATAAAGTATCTTAGTTGATAAGTACGAGGTCACTTAGTCATCTTTAGACATGTCCAGCGGACTTGGACATGACAGTTGATCTAGAATTAAAAGGTACTTCTCAAGGCTCCCTTATCAAACCTCCCTGAGTCTCACACtcgttttttttttgttttttttttctgtgtgctctttttggcactattcagctTACGAATTGCCTATGtttttgcctaatgtccctttctctggacaaatcaaggtgcATATACgtatttcctacgtcaataagtccgTCCATAACCTGGGAAAGGGTCTCCATCAAgttcttgtcgggttctttcaaagtTTCACCATTTTTCAGGTCCTTCTGAGCACGCTCTCTTGGCCTATCaaaaatgcttctctggcctggtgaagttttgtataatctggttcttcagttggccaatagtgtcctttcctacctctcttctcttctgattagccagagagatgacgtgtttatttgtttttttttccctcctctttttgtcaaaaatgtttctaaatcaATGTTCAACATCcacccaagtggggtcaaaagttctgaatacgCCCTCCAATCCTCTTATCAttcatattggttcttcctcaaacgATGGCAGATCTTCCTTGAATTGATCTAAATCTTCAAGGTTAAAAAGGTGTGTGGCATCTTACAGACACCGAGTTTCCATTGtcattaaaagtgggtacttcccttaatggGAATGACCGATCCGAATCACAGGCTACTCCTGTTCCTGTTTCCAGGCTTCTTAATCCATTGTCAATGGGGTCGGGggcagaaagaaaggggagggttGGGGCCACTGAGAGGGAGGGTTTGGTGTTGTCCCATAGGCccagaaggatcagaggtggGAAGGGTATGGGAATGGAATTGGgcggggtgggaaggaggggcagagGAAGAAGGGTCATTAGCTGGGGGAAAGAATGCAAAGGGGTGAGGTGtggaggaatgagtagggtgtgaacttagggtggaggggCTAGGGTAGGATGCATGGGCAGGCCGTGTGAACTTAGATGTGAAGTCAgtgaaaggccttggccaaaatggcccaaacttgtgaatcctctgAGCagagttcacacctccagaatccCAGACAGCCAGGAAGGTGTGAACCCTCTTGATGAGTAGCCACCCCTCCAGAAGGGGAGCACTGGTTCCCACTGAAGCCCTGCCCtctaaaactgtgattggcccctgtgaagaggggaggggacaagaaagCACCATAAAAAGCCAAGGATCCTGGGACTTGAGTCACTCTTGTGGAGCTACTCTCCtgactggagagagagggagctGAGCTAGAGACTGAGGCTGGGAGCTCTGTTCCGACTTGGACTTTGACTCCTGGGCTACTTTTTAGTGGGGTGAGGGAAAGGCTGACTCctctcctagtttctggagagagctcgcttccatcttggaggagtcctCCTGATTAAATCTCTCACCCAGGaaggccagtagtgagtaatcTCGGCCTGGATTGAGAGAGGAGAAATCACTTTTCTATCCCCTGTACATTTTCCTACTTTattgtctcctctctctttggTAAAGAAACTTCTGAGTTGAGATAGAATAGGCCACGGCGGCCGACTCGAGTGTCGGACTTGTGACCAGCCTTTCTTCTTGTGAGCTGCCGCCCGGCGCGGGCGTGGAAGCCGTGGTCGGGTCTGTGCGGGAAGCGGTGATGGCGTCAGAGGGCCGCTGCTGGGAGGCCCTGCAGGCCCCGAGGAGCTCCGACAGAGGACCCTTGTCCTACCACCGCGACTGGCCGTTGAGGGGCCAGGAGACTTTGGAAGAACGCATGTCCATTCCTGAGTGGTCGACTTCCTCTGGATGCGTGGCGGACCACATCTTGCCTCCCTCTCAGCAGAATCGACTTCCCTCTGAGGATTCATCGCTCTCTTCTGCTCCTGACCAAGTACTGTCTGTTCCTCAGACCCCTGCCAGACATGCAAAGGTCTCCTCGCCAGTTTCCCTTGCAGCTCCAAGTGGAACTCGGCGTCAGGAGGATGAACTCCATCAGGCAAAATCTGTGGTACTTCGCCCCTCGCGGGGAACGGAGGTGGAAGGATGCATTCGATTGTATGAGGAGGTACACAGGCTGAAGGGAACTAGAGGACTGAGGCAGAGGCAGGAAGAGCATGAGAGGAAGGCAAGGCTCCTCTCTGACATGGCCTCAGAGCAGCTGAAGCGGTTTGATGAACGAACGTCACGGAAACAGCACAAGGAGTATCAGGACCTTcgggaagggatggagaaaagttTCCGAGAAACACAGGGTCAGCAGGAGCAGCTCCAAGAGGAACATCGTCACAGAGCCCACATGCTCCACCCGAAGCTGCGTGAGGCTGAGCAGCAGCCATCGAGGCACACGGGGCAAGGACGGCTCAGGAAAGAAGAAGGCCAGGATCGCTGGCGGCGTCTCTATGCCCTCCAAGAGGAGGCACTGCAGCTCAACCAGCAGCTGGGTGCCAGTTATCGGCACAACGGCCTACCGAGACGGGATCTGTCTGCATTTGGAGGCAGGGGAGACCAGTTGTGTGCGCTTATTTCAGACATCATTCGGAGCGCCAGTGAGAGAGGTTTTCCTGCCTCAGAAGATGAAGCCACCGCAGAACGGGCCCTGCAGGAAATGCGGCACGTGCTTACTGGTTTACAGCAGGAGATGGCCAAGGCtactgaggaaaagaggaggcCAGATGAAGAGGAGTGCGAGGACAAACAGGGGCAATTGGAGCAGCGGCCGAGAGCCGAGAAGGAGACCCCAGATCCTGGTCAGTGTCccggagggaaacagagagaaggcctCCATGTCAAAGCAGGAGACGGTACCATGCAGTGGTACCAGCAGCTACAGGATGCTGCCAATCAATGTGTCTTGGCTTTTGATGCATTAACCAATAGCAAAGATCAGGAGGccaagaagatcaaaatggacCTGCAGAAAGCTGCCACTATTCCTGTGAGCCAGATCTCTACAATAGCAGGCTCACAGCTGAAGGAGATCTTTGACAAGATCAACAATCTGCTCTTGGGGAAAGCTGTCCCCTGCGGTGGTCGGTCTGTGTCAGTGACAAACCACCAACAAGGCCTGGACTTTGTCCACTACAAGCTGGCAGAGAAATTCGTGaaacaaggagaagaagaagTGGCTTCTCATCACGAAGCAGCATTCCCCATTGCTGCTGTGGCATCCGGAATCTGGGAACTCCATCCCAGAGTGGGGGAACTCATCCTTGCTCATCTTCACAAAAAATGCCCTTACTCCGTGCCTTTctacccagccttccaggagggcATGGCCTCGGAAGAATATCAGAAGCTCCTTGGCTACCAAGTCAAGGATTCCAAAGTAGAACAACAAGATAGCTTTCTGAAGAGGATGTCTGGCATGATTCGTCTCTACGCTGCTATCATTCAACTCCGCTGGCCTTATGCAGAGAGACAAGGGGCTCATCCTCATGGCTTAAACCATGGCTGGCGCTGGCTGGCACAGCTCCTGAACATGGAGCCTCTGGCAGATGTGACCGCCActcttctctttgacttcttaGAGGTATGTGGGAATGCGCTCATGAAACAGTACCAGCTTCAGTTCTGGAAGATGATGCTACTcataaaggaagaatattttccCCGAATTGAAGCCATCACCAGTTCAGGACAGATGGGGTCTTTGATACGTCTCGAACGGTTCCTGGAGAACTGTCTGCAGCAAGGGGAGATCCCCGTCCCAAAGGGCTCCCTGCCGCCTTCTTTCTGGCTTTCCTGATGGTGGCTTAGGTGCTGCTTCCTTTCTTGGAGGAAAAGGAATCCAAGAACAGAAGACAGCAGAATTCGAGGGGAAATGGGCTCAGGTTTTGAAATCTGAACATggagttgggttttttgttttttttttttttttaaatctcatggcCAGGCCCAGGTGGTTTTCACAGTTTGGACGTCTTCTCAAACTTCATCATGAATTACGGAAAGAAGTCTTCACCTCGCAGAAACAGGAGTCACCAAGACAATTGGCTTTCACGACCATGACAGGGAAAGGAACTGCACTTTGATTCTTCATGAAAGACATAAAGAACGGCTATTGGTCTGTAATTATGATGGTAACACTTCACATTGGTCATCATTTTAcggttacaaagtgctttcccgtTATCTTGCTCCTTACCACAAACTCGTTCAGAGAGGTAGTGTAATTCCTACTCTTGTCCCTGATTGCCAGATGAGGACGCGGGCTCAGAAAGCTCGTGGCTTGCTCAGAGTTACTTTgctcttcagtgatgaagttacGATGTGAACGTAAGTCTTCTAACCCCAAGTTCGGTGCCCTTCCTGCCACAGCAcctgtctcccttttcctcccctttgtcTGTATTTGTCTAGCGGTTTGGACATTAGCTTCAGAGCACAGCGAGCTCTTCATATTTAGCCAAATCCCTTGAAAAGGAGCAAAGCTTTGGAGAATGCTTTTGGTAATGATCATTGGTAAAACCGTCATAAGTGTGTTCCAGAGCCTATTATGTTTAGAATCATGTCTGGCTTCTGGTTGATTTGCTTCTCACAACTTTGTATTATATGTGGTTCAGAGAGagtttgttcaattaaaaaaaaatgcatgctcCCTTCAGCAATGCATATATATCCCATCTAAAGATGCAGTTGAGTTGGATGAGCCAAATGGATGTTTAAAAGTGGCGGTATTGGGAGCTTTTGCAGAGTATTAATTTCCTTAGGGCTTGCTTTGCTTTAATTGTCCACATCGTGGCcaaatcccatttaatttttgcAGTTAATCTAAGATTCAGAGGTCAGTGCTCTCGGTATTCAATGTCGAGGGAGTTTTAAGGAGCCACAAGTTGAGCACACATAGATGTTATGAATCTGCAGAATAACCAGAAGACACTGGTCTCCTATGTCCTTCAGGGAAATCCAGATCTTGAATTGTTGGGAGATTTTAGATTTGTTGTGAAGAAAAGAACCCTTCTCCTTTAACCTCAGTAGGTACATCTATATGCCTTGATGATGTGTATAATGTATAtgtgtaatagtttttttttttaatacgaaTGTGATATGAAATGATTCGTTCTCTGAATGATTGAATACACTTCTAAAACcattaataaaagttttatttctaacTCGTGGTAGAGTGGATTCTTGTTTGGGTCTTCATGAGAGCAATCATTCCCTACGCCTTTGGCTATGTCTTTAGGGTCATAGCGTGGTGCCTATATGTAAGTGTGGTTGCTGCAGGTGGCCAGAGTTCTCCTTCTCTGACACTGGAGTCCATCCACTGTGGGGTACCTGAGTGCTTTTTCCCTGGCAGGGCAGCGATAAGACTAACTGATTGCTAATAAAGTATCTTAGTTGATAAGTACGAGGTCACTTAGTCATCTTTAGACATGTCCAGCGGACTTGGACATGACAGTTGATCTAGAATTAAAAGGTACTTCTCAAGGCTCCCTTATCAAACCTCCCCGAGTCTCAcactcgtttttttttttttttttttctgtgtgctctttttggcactattcagcttacgaattgcctatgtatttgcctaatgtccctttctctggacaaatcaaggtgcATATACgtatttcctacgtcaataagtccaTCCATAACCTGGGAAAGGGTCTCCATCAAgttcttgtcgggttctttcaaagtTTCACCATTTTTCAGGTCCTTCTGAGCACGCTCTCTTGGCCTATCaaaaatgcttctctggcctggtgaagttttgtataatctggttcttcagttggccaatagtgtcctttcctacctctcttctcttctgattagccagagagatgacgtgtttatttgtttttttttccctcctctttttgtcaaaaatgtttctaaatcaATGTTCAACATCcacccaagtggggtcaaaagttctgaatacgCCCTCCAATCCTCTTATCAttcatattggttcttcctcaaacgATGGCAGATCTTCCTTGAATTGATCTAAATCTTCAAGGTTAAAAAGGTGTGTGGCATCTTACAGACACCGAGTTTCCATTGtcattaaaagtgggtacttcccttaatggGAATGACCGATCCGAATCACGGGCTACTCCTGTTCCTGTTTCCAGGCTTCTTAATCCATTGTCAATGGGGTCGGGggcagaaagaaaggggagggttGGGGCCACTGAGAGGGAGGGTTTGGTGTTGTCCCATAGGCccagaaggatcagaggtggGAAGGGTATGGGAATGGAATTGGgcggggtgggaaggaggggcagagGAAGAAGGGTCATTAGCTGGGGGAAAGAATGCAAAGGGGTGAGGTGtggaggaatgagtagggtgtgaacttagggtggaggggCTAGGGTAGGATGCATGGGCAGGCCGTGTGAACTTAGATGTGAAGTCAgtgaaaggccttggccaaaatggcccaaacttgtgaatcctctgAGCagagttcacacctccagaatccCAGACAGCCAGGAAGGTGTGAACCCTCTTGATGAGTAGCCACCCCTCCAGAAGGGGAGCACTGGTTCCCACTGAAGCCCTGCCCtctaaaactgtgattggcccctgtgaagaggggaggggacaagaaagCACCATAAAAAGCCAAGGATCCTGGGACTTGAGTCACTCTTGTGGAGCTACTCTCCtgactggagagagagggagctGAGCTAGAGACTGAGGCTGGGAGCTCTGTTCCGACTTGGACTTTGACTCCTGGGCTACTTTTTAGTGGGGTGAGGGAAAGGCTGACTCctctcctagtttctggagagagctcgcttccatcttggaggagtcctCCTGATTAAATCTCTCACCCAGGaaggccagtagtgagtaatcTCGGCCTGGATTGAGAGAGGAGAAATCACTTTTCTATCCCCTGTACATT
This sequence is a window from Monodelphis domestica isolate mMonDom1 chromosome 3, mMonDom1.pri, whole genome shotgun sequence. Protein-coding genes within it:
- the LOC130458435 gene encoding mRNA export factor GLE1-like, translated to MASEGRCWEALQAPRSSDRGPLSYHRDWPLRGQETLEERMSIPEWSTSSGCVADHILPPSQQNRLPSEDSSLSSAPDQVLSVPQTPARHAKVSSPVSLAAPSGTRRQEDELHQAKSVVLRPSRGTEVEGCIRLYEEVHRLKGTRGLRQRQEEHERKARLLSDMASEQLKRFDERTSRKQHKEYQDLREGMEKSFRETQGQQEQLQEEHRHRAHMLHPKLREAEQQPSRHTGQGRLRKEEGQDRWRRLYALQEEALQLNQQLGASYRHNGLPRRDLSAFGGRGDQLCALISDIIRSASERGFPASEDEATAERALQEMRHVLTGLQQEMAKATEEKRRPDEEECEDKQGQLEQRPRAEKETPDPGQCPGGKQREGLHVKAGDGTMQWYQQLQDAANQCVLAFDALTNSKDQEAKKIKMDLQKAATIPVSQISTIAGSQLKEIFDKINNLLLGKAVPCGGRSVSVTNHQQGLDFVHYKLAEKFVKQGEEEVASHHEAAFPIAAVASGIWELHPRVGELILAHLHKKCPYSVPFYPAFQEGMASEEYQKLLGYQVKDSKVEQQDSFLKRMSGMIRLYAAIIQLRWPYAERQGAHPHGLNHGWRWLAQLLNMEPLADVTATLLFDFLEVCGNALMKQYQLQFWKMMLLIKEEYFPRIEAITSSGQMGSLIRLERFLENCLQQGEIPVPKGSLPPSFWLS
- the LOC130458440 gene encoding mRNA export factor GLE1-like, yielding MASEGRCWEALQAPRSSDRGPLSYHRDWPLRGQETLEERMSIPEWSTSSGCVADHILPPSQQNRLPSEDSSLSSAPDQVLSVPQTPARHAKVSSPVSLAAPSGTRRQEDELHQAKSVVLRPSRGTEVEGCIRLYEEVHRLKGTRGLRQRQEEHERKARLLSDMASEQLKRFDERTSRKQHKEYQDLREGMEKSFRETQGQQEQLQGEHRHRAHMLHPKLREAEQQPSRHTGQGRLRKEEGQDRWRRLYALQEEALQLNQQLGASYRHNGLPRRDLSAFGGRGDQLCALISDIIRSTSERGFPAPEDEATAERALQEMRHVLTGLQQEMAKATEEKRRPDEEECEDKQGQLEQRPRAEKETPDPGQCPGGKQREGLHVKAGDGTMQWYQQLQDAANQCVLAFDALTNSKDQEAKKIKMDLQKAATIPVSQISTIAGSQLKEIFDKINNLLLGKAVPCGGRSVSVTNHQQGLDFVHYKLAEKFVKQGEEEVASHHEAAFPIAAVASGIWELHPRVGELILAHLHKKCPYSVPFYPAFQEGMASEEYQKLLGYQVKDSKVEQQDSFLKRMSGMIRLYAAIIQLRWPYAERQGAHPHGLNHGWRWLAQLLNMEPLADVTATLLFDFLEVCGNALMKQYQLQFWKMMLLIKEEYFPRIEAITSSGQMGSLIRLERFLENCLQQGEIPVPKGSLPPSFWLS